A stretch of the Natribaculum luteum genome encodes the following:
- a CDS encoding ABC transporter substrate-binding protein gives MIGVGSGALRLLTYIGAEDDVVGVEEIETTNEKRPFRPYIHANPSLSELPSVGSRNSPDAELLLQQNPDVIFWAWADEGDANTLQSQTGIPVVVIQPGDINEEHRSLFFDSLDLLGTITGRSDAASELRTYTTDVINDLDERTRDIPEEERLSTYVGYLGRGNHGLTRTQPLYTPFTFVNANNVASTLTGPLTETKGAARIDIDPEEIIDQDPSYLFVDMGTVAYDELSEPQYESVTAIENGDVYTLFPVREYSINFGTTLANAYYVGSVLYPDRFSDVDPVARADRIYETFVGAPVYEQLAETYGQGFSRLEG, from the coding sequence GTGATCGGTGTCGGGTCCGGGGCACTCCGACTGCTTACGTATATCGGGGCGGAGGACGACGTCGTCGGCGTCGAAGAGATCGAGACGACAAACGAGAAGCGGCCATTTCGTCCGTATATCCACGCCAACCCGTCACTCTCCGAATTACCATCAGTAGGATCCCGAAACAGCCCCGATGCGGAGTTGCTTCTACAACAGAACCCAGACGTGATCTTCTGGGCGTGGGCCGACGAAGGTGACGCGAATACCTTACAGAGTCAGACAGGCATTCCCGTCGTCGTTATTCAGCCAGGAGATATTAACGAAGAGCACCGATCACTCTTCTTCGATTCATTAGATCTGCTCGGGACGATCACTGGCCGGAGCGATGCGGCCTCTGAACTGCGAACGTACACGACTGACGTGATCAACGATCTCGACGAACGAACCCGTGATATTCCCGAGGAGGAGCGTCTGTCCACGTACGTCGGCTATCTTGGCCGCGGAAATCACGGGCTCACACGTACGCAACCGCTGTACACCCCGTTCACGTTTGTGAACGCGAACAACGTCGCCAGTACTCTAACGGGGCCACTCACGGAAACGAAGGGGGCCGCCCGTATCGATATCGACCCCGAAGAAATTATCGACCAGGATCCGAGCTATCTGTTCGTCGATATGGGGACGGTAGCCTACGACGAACTCTCGGAACCACAGTACGAGTCAGTTACCGCGATCGAGAACGGTGACGTGTATACACTATTCCCAGTTCGAGAATACTCCATCAACTTTGGAACGACACTTGCTAACGCATACTACGTTGGTAGTGTACTGTACCCGGACCGGTTCAGTGACGTCGATCCGGTTGCCAGGGCTGACAGAATCTACGAAACGTTCGTCGGGGCTCCCGTATACGAACAGCTAGCTGAAACATACGGCCAGGGCTTCAGCCGACTCGAGGGATAA
- a CDS encoding ABC transporter ATP-binding protein: protein MSVDVHAGDVVGLLGPNGVGKSTLLKCAVGLLDPLAGEVTIGDRPVRSFDRDALARNVGYVPQSEPTNFPRTVFQTVLMGRKPHFGARPRTRDRQVVATLLNRLDLADLAMRDVNSLSGGQHQKVILARVLAQEPRALVLDEPTSNLDIRHEVEVLSLLRKEAPDGLAILHAMHDLTLAVRYSDWIVLLGEGGVHTQGPPSELTAKDIRDVYGIDVSIHETNDGIVIAPVDTLENYRG, encoded by the coding sequence GTGTCGGTAGATGTCCACGCCGGTGACGTCGTTGGGTTGTTGGGCCCGAACGGCGTCGGCAAAAGCACACTCCTCAAATGTGCAGTTGGGCTCCTCGACCCGCTCGCTGGTGAAGTGACGATCGGCGACCGTCCGGTCCGTTCGTTCGACCGTGATGCACTCGCGCGCAACGTCGGATACGTGCCACAGAGCGAACCGACGAACTTCCCACGGACGGTGTTCCAGACAGTGCTTATGGGACGGAAACCACACTTCGGGGCCCGCCCACGCACCCGTGACCGGCAAGTCGTCGCAACACTGCTGAATCGATTAGATCTCGCCGACTTAGCGATGCGAGACGTCAATTCACTCAGCGGTGGGCAACATCAGAAGGTGATTCTTGCACGGGTGCTCGCCCAGGAACCGCGGGCCCTGGTCTTGGACGAGCCGACGAGTAACCTCGACATCCGTCACGAGGTCGAAGTCCTTTCGCTTCTGCGGAAAGAGGCACCGGATGGGCTCGCCATCCTTCACGCGATGCACGATCTGACGCTCGCAGTTCGATACAGTGACTGGATCGTCCTGCTCGGTGAGGGAGGCGTCCATACACAGGGGCCACCCAGTGAACTCACAGCGAAAGATATCCGTGATGTGTATGGAATCGACGTCTCGATACACGAGACGAACGACGGAATCGTGATCGCACCGGTCGATACACTCGAAAATTATCGTGGCTGA
- a CDS encoding IS66-like element ISNpe25 family transposase, with product MNADDFTKEELFSRLLQLEQRVEELEQENKRKDKKIDQLQEQLDQKDERIEELETRLRKYENPHTPPSKRRSGTDESPTSQDDEDENVRTDGGTPGRKDGHDPEWRVTAGPDKEIEVTRDCCPECGEHFDESVGVSPRLVEEVPDPQPPEVTQYNRHCYQCDSCGTETVAKHPDCPDEGQFGVNVISQAALSRYDHRLPYRKIADRFEQLHGLELSGASAWHATERAARAGRCEYEQIRRQIQQAEIVHVDETGIKREGEQAWIWTFRTGEHTLYAVRESRGSDVPAEVLGEDFAGTVICDGWTAYPAFTSNLQRCWAHLLREAEDVASDHEEAEPVHRYLKQMFVGLQSWLETDPSPRERAQMHRSCQNGLRSLVERSVTDEAVATLLGKIEGGIDHWLTFVGEPEVSQTNNAAENALREPVVLRKIIGTLRNDRGMFVHETILSLLATWRQQGRNPYEELRRVVNNNEMLSRDHAVPAVETSG from the coding sequence GTGAACGCAGACGATTTCACCAAAGAAGAGTTATTTTCTCGGTTGCTTCAGCTTGAGCAGCGGGTCGAAGAACTTGAACAAGAAAACAAGCGGAAGGACAAGAAGATCGATCAGTTGCAAGAGCAACTTGACCAGAAGGACGAGCGGATAGAAGAACTCGAAACACGTCTTCGCAAATACGAAAATCCGCATACACCGCCCAGTAAGCGACGGTCGGGGACTGACGAGTCCCCGACCTCGCAGGACGACGAAGACGAGAATGTTCGAACCGACGGCGGCACTCCTGGACGGAAGGACGGCCATGATCCAGAGTGGCGTGTAACAGCTGGTCCCGACAAAGAGATCGAAGTCACCCGTGACTGTTGTCCCGAATGTGGCGAACACTTCGACGAGTCGGTGGGCGTCAGCCCCCGACTCGTCGAGGAGGTTCCTGATCCGCAGCCTCCTGAAGTCACCCAGTACAATCGCCACTGCTACCAGTGCGACTCTTGTGGAACAGAAACTGTTGCTAAACACCCCGACTGCCCCGATGAGGGGCAGTTCGGGGTGAACGTCATCTCCCAAGCAGCACTTTCTCGGTACGATCACCGCCTTCCCTACCGGAAAATCGCTGATCGCTTCGAGCAACTGCACGGGTTAGAACTCTCAGGCGCGTCCGCATGGCACGCGACCGAGCGCGCTGCGCGCGCCGGTCGCTGCGAATACGAACAGATTCGAAGACAGATTCAGCAAGCAGAGATCGTTCACGTCGACGAAACTGGTATCAAACGCGAGGGTGAGCAAGCATGGATCTGGACGTTTCGGACGGGAGAGCACACGCTGTACGCCGTAAGAGAGAGTCGTGGGAGCGATGTCCCCGCGGAAGTCCTCGGCGAGGACTTCGCGGGAACGGTCATCTGCGATGGGTGGACGGCGTATCCAGCGTTCACAAGTAACCTTCAGCGGTGCTGGGCACATCTTCTCCGGGAAGCCGAGGACGTTGCTAGTGACCACGAGGAGGCAGAGCCGGTTCACCGGTATCTCAAACAGATGTTCGTCGGTCTCCAGTCGTGGCTGGAGACCGACCCGAGTCCTCGTGAGAGAGCACAGATGCACCGATCATGCCAGAACGGGCTTAGATCGCTCGTTGAGCGGTCAGTAACCGACGAGGCAGTGGCAACACTACTCGGGAAGATCGAAGGAGGGATCGACCACTGGCTCACCTTCGTCGGTGAGCCAGAGGTCTCCCAGACGAACAACGCAGCTGAGAACGCACTTCGTGAACCAGTCGTTCTCCGGAAAATCATCGGGACACTCCGTAACGATCGAGGTATGTTCGTTCACGAGACGATCTTGTCCCTGCTGGCGACATGGCGCCAGCAGGGACGCAATCCATACGAAGAACTTCGCCGAGTCGTCAACAACAATGAGATGCTCTCACGGGATCACGCTGTGCCGGCTGTCGAGACTTCGGGGTAA
- a CDS encoding sodium/proline symporter, with protein sequence MVETIIYVEFVLYLAALLIIGVYGGRLTKTAPDYLLGGRKLNLFSGALSEQASLWSGWLVIGFPALIYANGVSSLWWMVWQIPLGIVTWGILAKRIGRYSRVLDSLTIPGFLSARYGDSRHLIRLTSTLVIVIFMSGYIAGQLLAAASAISVGFDLSYDLGFVIALGVVVIYTVMGGFTASSYTDVLQALLMTAFALIVPVAVLVVVGGPNELMTQFNNAASDNMTSFTGGRSPYEFLIFSTIAVIALGGLGQPHGVVRYMGMKRPSKAGLAMVVAIVFMLIALIGIPIISLGAVVMLPGIENQDLVAPMMILETLPPWLAGFLLAGGVAAIMSTADSQLLVAGSALGEDVYNGIINQGASDKNVLRANRIAVLGIGLLAAAWAWTTPGSVHTTILFAWAGLGAGIGPALVMSVYWKRTTGPGVIAGMITGLVTTVIWNQMSGGPGMVFDIYELLPAFIFAMLAVILVSYLSGPPNRSEEEIQRELEEIAKPLQNEVDLVRERQYSAAQTAQEPDTQQLVAATEEDIATTYLSKRQLDDLSPVDS encoded by the coding sequence ATGGTTGAGACGATAATATATGTGGAGTTTGTCCTCTATCTTGCAGCTCTACTTATTATCGGCGTATACGGTGGGCGACTCACCAAAACAGCACCAGATTACTTGCTTGGCGGCAGAAAGCTGAATCTCTTCAGCGGAGCACTAAGTGAACAGGCCAGTTTATGGAGTGGCTGGTTGGTTATTGGCTTTCCTGCGCTAATATATGCGAACGGCGTCTCGTCATTATGGTGGATGGTCTGGCAAATTCCACTGGGAATTGTCACATGGGGAATTTTGGCGAAGCGGATTGGCAGATATTCACGCGTCCTAGACTCATTGACCATTCCTGGGTTTCTATCCGCAAGGTACGGGGATAGCCGCCATTTAATCCGATTAACAAGTACACTGGTTATCGTGATTTTCATGTCAGGCTACATTGCAGGCCAGTTACTCGCCGCCGCAAGCGCGATTTCTGTCGGATTCGATCTCTCCTATGATTTAGGGTTCGTGATTGCCCTCGGCGTCGTTGTTATTTACACCGTCATGGGCGGGTTCACAGCCTCGTCGTATACGGACGTACTTCAGGCCCTGTTGATGACTGCATTTGCTCTCATCGTCCCTGTAGCAGTACTGGTAGTCGTCGGTGGTCCAAACGAACTGATGACCCAGTTCAATAATGCTGCAAGCGATAATATGACCTCCTTCACCGGTGGACGTTCCCCTTATGAGTTCCTCATTTTCTCAACGATCGCAGTTATCGCACTAGGAGGACTGGGACAGCCCCACGGTGTTGTTCGATACATGGGGATGAAGCGACCTTCAAAAGCAGGACTTGCGATGGTCGTTGCAATCGTGTTTATGCTGATCGCCCTAATTGGAATTCCAATCATCTCCCTTGGTGCTGTCGTTATGCTGCCAGGGATAGAGAATCAGGACCTGGTCGCCCCGATGATGATTCTCGAAACGTTGCCACCGTGGCTCGCTGGATTCCTTCTCGCAGGTGGAGTTGCCGCGATCATGAGCACTGCTGACTCGCAGCTTCTGGTTGCAGGAAGCGCCCTCGGCGAGGACGTATATAATGGAATTATCAACCAAGGTGCAAGTGACAAGAACGTCCTCCGTGCAAACCGTATCGCCGTTCTCGGAATTGGACTCCTCGCTGCAGCGTGGGCGTGGACAACACCTGGATCGGTCCACACAACGATCCTGTTTGCATGGGCAGGACTCGGTGCTGGAATCGGACCTGCTCTAGTGATGTCCGTGTATTGGAAGAGAACCACCGGTCCCGGCGTGATCGCAGGGATGATCACCGGACTCGTTACCACCGTCATCTGGAATCAAATGTCTGGTGGACCTGGCATGGTCTTCGATATCTATGAGCTTCTCCCTGCGTTTATCTTCGCGATGTTGGCAGTCATTCTGGTCAGTTACCTATCTGGCCCGCCAAACCGAAGCGAGGAGGAGATTCAGCGCGAACTCGAGGAGATCGCGAAGCCGCTGCAAAACGAAGTGGATCTCGTTCGAGAACGCCAGTACTCGGCAGCACAGACGGCACAAGAACCCGATACCCAGCAGCTCGTAGCTGCTACTGAAGAGGACATCGCCACCACGTATCTCTCAAAACGGCAGTTAGACGACCTTTCTCCTGTGGACAGCTGA
- a CDS encoding FAD-binding oxidoreductase, which produces MIILEPPEDYKNEYPDLVPTTALPGGEWYIRPDFGDGILVATHHTDEEVNPDHYDNTPDEKTILELTDQLGEVIPELRDAGIRGQYCGVYSSTPDHDFILDQIGPDGCYFACGFSGHGFKQAPAVGKIMSDLVTTGSTPLVDATFFSYDRFSESAAGHGKAADNV; this is translated from the coding sequence ATAATCATCCTTGAACCGCCGGAAGATTACAAAAACGAATATCCGGACCTGGTACCAACGACAGCACTCCCCGGCGGAGAATGGTATATTCGTCCGGACTTTGGCGATGGAATCCTCGTTGCCACGCATCACACTGATGAGGAGGTAAATCCGGATCACTATGACAATACGCCTGACGAGAAGACGATCCTCGAGCTAACCGACCAACTCGGAGAAGTGATCCCCGAATTACGCGATGCAGGCATCCGCGGACAGTACTGTGGTGTCTATTCGTCGACTCCCGATCACGACTTCATTCTCGATCAGATCGGTCCAGACGGGTGTTACTTTGCCTGCGGATTCTCCGGACACGGGTTCAAGCAAGCGCCCGCAGTCGGTAAAATAATGTCCGATTTAGTTACGACTGGGTCAACACCGTTAGTCGACGCCACTTTCTTCTCCTACGATCGGTTCAGTGAATCCGCTGCTGGACACGGGAAAGCTGCAGACAACGTGTAG
- a CDS encoding FecCD family ABC transporter permease: MQGKSPAQGDGGTSTEGWSVDVSDGNPDDDDLARSKLLDQHQKRHREKLTVITGVIAILVSVWVYATITGPIEISISEFLSVLSGQERGVEYQVVWNIRLPRIVAAVGAGAGLAVAGTVLQSVLRNPLASPYTLGISQGAAFGAAFSIVVLGTGTTSGSGPILSVVDPYLTSVLAFVGALTSTGAIYLVAKYKRATPETLILTGIALASLFTAGTTSLEYFATNTELAALVYWKFGDVSGATWQFNLLLWITVILVTGYFTQRAWAYTVLNAGDETARSLGVPVQRTRLAGMVFASFVTAVVVAMFGIIGFVGLVVPHIIRRVIGGEERTLIPASTVAGGALLLSADTIARTVISPIVLPVGIVTSFVGVPLFLYLILRGREYW; this comes from the coding sequence ATGCAAGGGAAGTCACCTGCACAGGGAGATGGTGGTACATCGACGGAGGGGTGGTCTGTCGACGTTTCGGATGGGAATCCGGATGACGACGATCTCGCCCGATCAAAGCTGCTAGACCAGCATCAAAAACGACACCGAGAGAAACTCACCGTTATCACCGGCGTGATCGCCATCCTCGTCTCTGTGTGGGTGTACGCTACCATCACGGGGCCGATCGAGATCTCGATCTCCGAATTTCTCTCTGTCCTCTCCGGACAAGAGCGGGGAGTGGAATATCAAGTCGTGTGGAATATTCGGCTTCCGCGAATCGTTGCTGCGGTCGGTGCTGGGGCCGGGTTGGCCGTGGCAGGGACGGTTCTTCAGAGCGTCCTTCGAAACCCGCTCGCCTCGCCGTATACACTCGGCATTTCCCAGGGGGCGGCCTTCGGGGCCGCCTTTTCGATCGTCGTGCTTGGAACGGGGACGACCAGCGGGAGCGGACCGATCCTTTCGGTCGTGGACCCGTATCTTACCTCTGTGCTGGCGTTCGTCGGCGCACTCACGTCAACAGGGGCAATTTACCTCGTTGCGAAGTACAAGCGCGCAACGCCTGAAACACTGATCCTGACAGGGATCGCACTCGCCTCGCTATTCACAGCAGGGACGACCAGTCTCGAGTATTTCGCCACGAACACTGAACTCGCAGCACTCGTCTACTGGAAATTTGGCGATGTAAGTGGGGCAACGTGGCAGTTTAACTTGCTGCTCTGGATCACCGTAATTCTCGTGACCGGATACTTCACGCAGCGTGCGTGGGCGTACACAGTATTGAACGCGGGCGACGAAACGGCTCGCAGTCTCGGCGTCCCAGTCCAGCGGACCCGTCTGGCCGGGATGGTTTTCGCTTCGTTCGTTACGGCCGTCGTCGTTGCGATGTTCGGGATAATCGGTTTCGTCGGTCTGGTCGTACCGCATATCATCAGACGAGTTATCGGCGGTGAAGAGCGAACGCTCATCCCGGCGTCGACGGTCGCTGGAGGAGCACTTCTTCTTTCTGCAGACACCATCGCACGGACCGTCATCTCGCCGATCGTTCTTCCAGTCGGTATCGTCACGTCGTTCGTCGGTGTCCCCCTGTTTCTCTACTTGATTCTCCGAGGGAGGGAGTACTGGTGA